In Oscillatoria acuminata PCC 6304, a single window of DNA contains:
- the dxr gene encoding 1-deoxy-D-xylulose-5-phosphate reductoisomerase — MKAITLLGSTGSIGTQTLDIVEHHPDRFRIVGLAARGNVELLAQQIRQFRPEIVAICLEDKLPELRAAIADLDPQPILLAGEKGVVEVARYGDAEAVVTGIVGCAGLLPTIAAIEAGKDIALANKETLIAGGPVVNPLIEKHGVKLLPADSEHSAIFQCLQGVPPGGLRRIILTASGGAFRDWPVEKLATVKVADALKHPNWSMGRKITVDSATLMNKGLEVIEAHYLFGMDYDDIDIVIHPQSIIHSLIELQDTSVLAQLGWPDMRLPLLYALSWPERIYTEWERLDLVKAGDLTFRSPDHHKYPCMKLAYAAGRAGGSMPAVLNAANEQAVELFLEEKIAFLDIPRVIERVCDRHQADNCAEPGLEEILAADRWARQAVLEASATLKAEAKSFTSGVKPLGNVTPATAG; from the coding sequence GTGAAAGCGATTACTCTCCTCGGATCCACTGGTTCAATCGGGACTCAGACGTTAGATATTGTGGAACACCACCCCGATCGGTTTCGGATTGTGGGGTTAGCAGCTAGAGGGAATGTGGAACTGTTGGCGCAACAAATTCGCCAGTTTCGCCCAGAAATCGTCGCCATCTGCCTGGAAGACAAGCTGCCGGAACTACGCGCGGCGATCGCAGATTTGGACCCACAACCGATCCTCCTAGCGGGAGAAAAGGGAGTGGTGGAAGTGGCGCGTTACGGGGATGCGGAAGCAGTTGTCACGGGAATTGTCGGTTGTGCGGGGTTACTGCCCACGATCGCCGCGATCGAAGCGGGTAAAGATATCGCCTTGGCGAACAAGGAAACCTTGATTGCTGGGGGACCTGTGGTCAATCCCCTGATCGAAAAGCATGGGGTCAAGTTACTTCCTGCCGACTCGGAACATTCGGCAATCTTTCAATGTTTGCAAGGGGTCCCGCCTGGGGGGTTGCGTCGGATTATTTTGACCGCTTCCGGGGGGGCCTTCCGGGATTGGCCGGTGGAGAAATTAGCAACGGTGAAAGTGGCGGATGCGTTGAAGCATCCCAACTGGTCAATGGGGCGTAAAATTACCGTTGATTCAGCGACCTTAATGAATAAAGGATTAGAAGTCATTGAGGCGCACTACTTATTTGGAATGGATTATGATGATATTGATATTGTGATTCATCCTCAGAGTATTATTCACTCTTTAATTGAGTTACAGGATACTTCAGTTTTAGCCCAATTGGGTTGGCCGGATATGCGTCTGCCGTTGCTTTATGCCTTGTCTTGGCCGGAGCGAATTTATACGGAGTGGGAACGGTTAGATTTAGTAAAAGCGGGAGATTTGACCTTCCGATCGCCGGATCATCACAAGTATCCCTGTATGAAATTGGCTTATGCTGCCGGTCGGGCCGGGGGGTCTATGCCGGCGGTTTTAAATGCCGCTAATGAGCAGGCAGTGGAGTTATTTTTAGAGGAGAAAATTGCGTTTTTGGATATTCCTCGGGTGATTGAACGGGTCTGCGATCGCCATCAGGCGGATAACTGTGCCGAACCCGGTTTAGAGGAGATTCTAGCTGCCGATCGCTGGGCCAGACAAGCAGTTTTAGAAGCAAGTGCTACTCTGAAAGCTGAGGCTAAATCCTTTACCAGTGGGGTCAAGCCTTTGGGGAATGTGACTCCGGCAACCGCTGGATAG
- a CDS encoding adenylate/guanylate cyclase domain-containing protein, whose protein sequence is MSLKRKVWQWRAPLITAPVVAGIAIAINSLGWLETQELGMLDRFFRWRPKEAPEDRIVIVTIDESDIRQVGQWPMPDRQLAQLIQKIKEQQPAAIGLDLYRDLPVEPGHQELVEVLQSTDNLIGVEKVIGASVAAQPTLAQLEQVGIADVVLDDDGKIRRTLLSHKNKEDETQLSFPALLSLLYLEKQDIHLEMVDPERMHLRLGKALFVPFSRNDGGYVRANAGGYQMLLNYRGPLKQFGQISMTDVLDNQIPPDLMRDRIVLIGATAPSLNDFFFTPYISGFHRNRNLLINSERTPGIVIHANTISQMLSGALEGRAFLQVWSNEAEVLWIMVWSGVGAAIAWRWRSSSIAAHKRLWPSLLILNVVFGGLSTIAVGFVAFLYSWWIPVVTPLVALVGSAIVVTDYHSRKLLRDRDRKLTEFLEAVPVGISIVDARGHSYFINKKATEILGPGVIASDQNNGKQPLYHNYLAGTDHLYPLANLPVSRALKGEYATANDIEIRQGDKIIPIEAWGTPIYDEEGNVAFAIVAFQNISDRKQAESERQAFVQKLCELNEDLERSLDAEERLTEVAERFVPNQFLSFLGYESLVEVKVGDAVEQEMSVLFSDIRNFTTLSESMTPDENFKFINGVLSRLEPAIIENNGFIDKYIGDAIMALFGGEPDNAVKAAISMLEKLSEYNTTRGRPGRPQIKIGIGINTGSLMLGTVGGQNRIDGTVIGDAVNLAARIETLTKSYGVSLLITQETFIKLENPNDYHIRLIDRVTVKGKSHEVTVYEVFDAELPEVREGKLKTRANFEQGILLFYLNNFKEAQVLFEHCLSIHPGDTVAQIYLDRCHQKEAESLLDNPEHSENHSQSFGGESSHP, encoded by the coding sequence GTGAGCTTAAAACGAAAAGTATGGCAATGGCGTGCTCCATTGATTACTGCACCTGTGGTAGCCGGGATCGCGATCGCAATCAACTCCCTCGGATGGCTGGAGACTCAGGAGTTGGGAATGCTCGATCGCTTTTTTCGCTGGCGTCCGAAAGAAGCACCCGAGGACCGCATTGTGATCGTTACTATTGATGAGTCGGACATCCGACAAGTGGGACAATGGCCCATGCCCGATCGCCAGTTAGCCCAATTAATTCAAAAAATCAAAGAACAACAACCTGCTGCCATTGGGTTGGATCTGTATCGAGATCTTCCGGTGGAACCCGGACATCAAGAACTGGTGGAGGTGCTCCAGTCCACGGATAACCTGATCGGGGTGGAGAAAGTCATTGGGGCCAGTGTCGCCGCGCAACCGACCTTGGCCCAATTAGAGCAGGTGGGGATTGCGGATGTGGTCTTAGATGACGATGGCAAAATCCGCCGAACTTTATTATCTCACAAAAATAAAGAGGACGAAACCCAGTTAAGTTTTCCCGCGCTCCTGAGCTTGCTCTATTTGGAAAAACAAGACATCCACTTAGAAATGGTCGATCCTGAGCGGATGCATCTGAGATTGGGAAAAGCTCTATTTGTCCCTTTTAGTCGCAATGATGGGGGATATGTTCGCGCCAATGCCGGAGGGTATCAGATGTTACTGAATTACCGAGGGCCCCTGAAACAGTTCGGACAGATTTCCATGACCGATGTTTTAGACAACCAGATTCCACCAGATTTGATGCGCGATCGCATTGTGCTGATTGGGGCCACAGCACCCAGTCTCAATGATTTTTTCTTTACCCCTTATATCAGTGGGTTTCACCGGAACCGCAATCTGTTAATTAACTCAGAACGGACTCCCGGGATTGTCATCCATGCCAACACCATCTCTCAGATGCTCAGTGGAGCCTTAGAAGGACGAGCCTTTTTACAGGTTTGGTCAAATGAGGCCGAAGTCTTGTGGATTATGGTGTGGTCCGGGGTCGGTGCCGCGATCGCATGGCGGTGGCGCTCAAGTAGCATCGCTGCACACAAAAGACTCTGGCCCTCCCTGCTGATCCTGAATGTTGTGTTCGGGGGATTAAGCACGATCGCCGTTGGATTTGTGGCTTTTTTGTACAGTTGGTGGATTCCCGTCGTGACTCCCCTGGTGGCCTTAGTCGGGTCGGCCATTGTGGTAACAGATTATCACAGTCGCAAATTGCTGCGCGATCGCGATCGGAAGCTCACCGAATTTTTAGAAGCAGTGCCGGTGGGTATTTCCATCGTCGATGCCCGAGGCCACTCCTATTTTATCAATAAAAAAGCGACAGAAATCTTAGGTCCCGGGGTAATTGCATCGGATCAAAATAACGGCAAACAACCCCTTTATCACAACTATCTGGCTGGGACGGATCACCTCTATCCCCTAGCCAATTTACCCGTGAGTCGGGCCTTAAAAGGGGAATATGCCACAGCCAATGATATTGAAATCCGTCAAGGGGACAAAATCATTCCCATTGAAGCCTGGGGAACCCCTATTTATGATGAAGAAGGCAATGTTGCCTTTGCCATTGTCGCCTTTCAAAACATTAGCGATCGCAAACAAGCCGAATCCGAACGACAAGCCTTCGTTCAAAAACTCTGTGAACTCAATGAAGATTTAGAACGCTCCTTAGACGCAGAAGAACGGTTAACCGAAGTCGCCGAACGCTTTGTCCCCAATCAATTCCTCTCCTTCTTAGGCTATGAAAGCCTCGTGGAAGTCAAAGTCGGTGATGCCGTAGAACAAGAAATGTCGGTCTTATTTTCCGATATTCGCAACTTTACCACCCTCTCCGAGAGCATGACTCCGGATGAAAATTTTAAATTTATTAATGGAGTCCTTTCCCGCCTGGAACCCGCCATTATTGAAAACAATGGCTTTATTGATAAATATATTGGCGATGCCATTATGGCCTTATTTGGAGGAGAACCGGATAATGCCGTTAAAGCCGCGATTTCCATGTTAGAAAAATTATCCGAATATAACACCACCCGAGGCCGACCGGGACGACCTCAAATTAAAATTGGAATTGGCATCAATACCGGCTCCTTAATGCTAGGAACTGTAGGCGGTCAAAACCGAATTGATGGCACGGTAATTGGGGATGCGGTGAATTTAGCCGCCCGCATTGAAACCCTCACAAAATCTTATGGAGTTTCCTTATTAATTACCCAAGAAACCTTTATAAAATTAGAAAATCCCAATGATTATCACATTCGGCTGATTGATCGGGTCACAGTCAAAGGCAAATCCCATGAAGTCACCGTTTACGAAGTCTTTGATGCCGAATTGCCCGAGGTTCGTGAAGGCAAATTAAAAACTCGTGCCAACTTTGAACAAGGGATTTTATTGTTTTATTTGAATAACTTTAAGGAAGCACAAGTTCTGTTTGAACACTGTCTGAGTATCCACCCCGGAGATACCGTCGCCCAAATTTACCTCGATCGCTGTCACCAAAAAGAAGCTGAGAGTCTCCTGGATAATCCTGAACACTCCGAAAATCACTCCCAATCCTTTGGGGGAGAATCATCCCATCCCTAA
- a CDS encoding YcjF family protein, with product MRLTRLLTLFGGIILILGMVLWLVSSIYQLYVQISFTAPLLATLLLLLVITLLIVLIGAFIYYLQLFTGGSARSRRGRGKRRVKIPERKSDAAGQTLRVVRQQVDRIQDEVSKKALLQRSRELEQNLSRGNIQVVIFGTGSSGKTSLINALLGRMVGRVDAPMGTTEVGETYRLQLQGLEREIVITDTPGILEAGVAGTEREKLARSLATEADLLLFVVDNDLTRSEHQPLEVLAQIGKRSIVVLNKIDLYPDEEREYILAKLRERVTGFISAMDVVAIAANPKAVPLDNGGVFQADPDIMPLIRRMAAILRAEGEDLVADNILLQSQRLGEEARRLIDSQRRRQAEKVVDRFQWIGAGVIACTPVPVIDVLATAAVNAQMVVEIGKIYGCEINLDRGRELALSLGKTLASLGIVEGAIKLVTAALQLNLGTFVVGKAIQGVTAAYLTRIAGKSFIEYFRHDQDWGDGGITEVVQRQFQLTKKEEFVKVFVKDAIARVVDPLKEAFESEEDEDYDDDPKGYEPDYDRDYDQDYDKIPVTRDREDYPERAPLVRYLGDEPEDDWQVDRRRRDDW from the coding sequence ATGCGTTTAACTCGTCTGTTAACCCTATTCGGCGGCATCATCCTCATTTTGGGGATGGTTCTCTGGCTGGTGAGTTCCATTTACCAGCTTTATGTGCAGATTAGCTTTACTGCCCCCTTGCTGGCTACCTTGCTGCTGTTGCTGGTGATCACCCTGCTGATCGTCCTGATTGGGGCGTTTATTTACTATCTGCAACTGTTTACCGGAGGTTCGGCGCGATCGCGTCGGGGTCGGGGGAAACGCCGGGTCAAAATTCCGGAACGCAAGTCCGATGCCGCAGGACAAACCCTGCGGGTGGTCCGTCAACAGGTCGATCGCATTCAAGATGAAGTCAGCAAAAAAGCATTATTACAGCGATCGCGAGAATTAGAACAAAATCTCTCCCGAGGAAACATTCAAGTGGTGATTTTCGGGACCGGGTCCTCGGGGAAAACTTCTCTCATTAATGCCTTGTTAGGGCGAATGGTGGGACGAGTGGATGCACCGATGGGGACAACGGAGGTGGGAGAAACCTATCGGTTGCAACTGCAAGGATTAGAACGGGAAATTGTGATTACGGATACTCCCGGAATTTTAGAGGCAGGCGTCGCCGGAACGGAACGGGAAAAATTGGCCCGATCGCTGGCAACGGAAGCGGATTTATTATTATTCGTGGTTGATAATGATTTAACGCGATCGGAACATCAACCCTTGGAAGTTTTAGCCCAAATTGGCAAACGGTCCATTGTGGTTTTAAATAAAATTGACCTCTATCCCGACGAAGAACGAGAATATATTTTAGCCAAACTCCGGGAACGAGTGACGGGATTTATTTCAGCAATGGATGTGGTGGCGATCGCTGCGAATCCCAAAGCGGTTCCCTTAGATAATGGTGGGGTTTTTCAAGCGGACCCGGATATCATGCCCTTAATTCGGCGGATGGCAGCAATTTTGCGCGCCGAAGGGGAAGATTTAGTCGCGGATAATATTTTATTACAATCCCAACGCCTTGGGGAAGAAGCGCGCCGGTTAATTGATTCCCAGCGTCGTCGCCAAGCAGAAAAAGTTGTTGATCGCTTTCAATGGATTGGCGCTGGGGTAATTGCTTGCACTCCTGTTCCGGTGATTGATGTCCTCGCCACTGCCGCAGTTAATGCCCAAATGGTGGTAGAAATTGGCAAAATTTATGGCTGTGAAATTAATCTCGATCGCGGACGGGAATTAGCTTTATCTTTGGGCAAAACCCTGGCGAGTTTAGGGATTGTCGAAGGGGCGATTAAGTTAGTCACCGCAGCTTTGCAGTTAAATTTAGGAACTTTTGTGGTGGGGAAAGCGATTCAAGGGGTAACGGCGGCTTATTTAACCCGAATTGCTGGAAAAAGTTTTATTGAATATTTCCGCCATGATCAAGATTGGGGGGATGGGGGAATCACGGAAGTGGTGCAGCGACAATTTCAATTGACGAAAAAGGAGGAGTTTGTCAAGGTTTTTGTTAAAGATGCGATCGCCCGGGTGGTTGACCCTTTAAAAGAGGCATTTGAATCTGAGGAGGATGAGGATTATGATGATGATCCCAAAGGATATGAACCGGATTATGACCGGGATTATGACCAGGATTATGATAAAATTCCGGTAACTCGCGATCGGGAAGACTATCCAGAACGAGCACCGTTGGTTCGTTATTTAGGAGATGAACCTGAGGATGATTGGCAAGTCGATCGCCGCCGACGGGATGATTGGTAA
- a CDS encoding excisionase family DNA-binding protein → MMNPSNFQSAYPLPPTEEEVKLAQESSRLLAGYTDAEKPQIIIQTDEMNSQAIAIPESAFLMLVEILEQMAQGNAVRLVSLPSELTTQESANILEVSHPYLVELLESGEIPSQIVETKRQVRYEDVLEYKNQIEEKRRQTLDE, encoded by the coding sequence ATGATGAACCCTTCTAATTTTCAATCCGCCTATCCTTTGCCTCCGACAGAGGAGGAAGTTAAATTAGCGCAGGAAAGTAGCCGACTTTTGGCAGGTTACACCGATGCAGAGAAACCGCAAATTATCATTCAGACTGATGAAATGAATAGTCAGGCGATCGCAATTCCTGAGTCTGCTTTTCTGATGTTAGTTGAAATTTTAGAACAGATGGCTCAGGGGAATGCAGTTAGGCTTGTTTCCTTACCCTCAGAACTCACAACTCAAGAATCTGCCAATATTTTAGAGGTGTCCCATCCTTATTTGGTGGAATTATTGGAATCGGGAGAAATACCCTCCCAAATAGTGGAGACAAAGCGACAGGTGCGTTACGAAGATGTACTGGAGTACAAAAACCAGATTGAGGAAAAACGGCGGCAAACTTTGGATGAGTGA
- a CDS encoding Nif11-like leader peptide family natural product precursor, with protein sequence MTQKNAAALFKAVKEDLALQQQMQAAKNPEAIKKLAQERGYSFTDEELNHEISKLSEEELSRMINPGIAPREHLIRR encoded by the coding sequence ATGACTCAGAAAAATGCAGCAGCCCTTTTCAAAGCAGTTAAAGAAGATTTAGCACTTCAACAACAAATGCAAGCGGCTAAAAATCCAGAAGCTATCAAAAAATTGGCTCAAGAACGAGGCTATAGCTTTACCGATGAAGAATTGAATCATGAAATTAGCAAATTATCCGAAGAAGAGTTATCCCGTATGATCAATCCCGGCATTGCCCCTCGGGAACACTTGATTCGCCGGTAA
- a CDS encoding CHAT domain-containing protein: protein MHKFRFIIVALLGFSLSLSVRIAWGLSPDGSSSVSLNDQDLTELLTQGTNRYEAGQFAEAVQFWEQAAIAFSEQGNLLGQAQALNFLSLAYQSLGEYPKASEAIATAQGAIARVSQSNQGARETVRAQILNTQGRLQFFRGNTEGALTTWQEATAAYRQVQDLTGEILSQINQARAMQGLGLYRRATTLLEQVEQRLQNQSDRSIQAAGLLNLGEVRLASGAFQESERLLRQALSLQNNRASTEQTGAILLSLGNTLRALENSEEAIRFYQNAAESASQFPQIKLQAQLNQLSLFIETGNWEKARQLIPEISEPLSLLSPSRPGIYAQVNFAQNLICLEQQKANCLEQEEENPIPGQFQFGETIPLLEKAVTAAREITDQRAESYALGNLGRIYEEMGDVKTARQYSETALNIAQMIQASDIAYQWQWQLGRLRIQGGDQPGAIAAYSEAVNSLQSLRSDLVAIDRQVQFSFRDRVEPLYRQLVSLLLDRAKQLEQQPAQAYLKQARDTIESLQLAELDNYFKDACLDVQPEQIDEVDPKAAALYPMILPDRLAVILSISGQPLIQYETLQPASEIEKTLEQFQQFLNPAFSNRQRLQLSQELYDWLIRPAESALAENGVETLVFVLDGFLRNLPMSALHDGDRYVIERYNIALTPGLQLLAPRPLTGEKIQVLSAGITDARQGFSALPGVQLELNQIGDWVPNAKILLDGEFTELNLATAIAAVDFPVIHLATHGQFSSDSEQTFILTWDDKIRVREFEELLQTRESGLANPIELLVLSACQTATGDKQAGLGLAGVAVRSGARSTLATLWAVNDQSTAILVTEFYRNLVGVTTADGITESGQLPMSKAKALRQSQLALLQDPKYEHPFYWAPFVLVGNWL from the coding sequence ATGCACAAATTTCGGTTTATTATTGTAGCCTTGCTAGGGTTTAGTTTAAGCCTCAGTGTTCGGATAGCGTGGGGGTTGAGTCCCGATGGGTCATCTTCCGTGAGTTTGAATGACCAAGATCTGACTGAATTATTAACTCAAGGAACAAATCGCTATGAAGCGGGACAGTTTGCGGAGGCGGTGCAGTTTTGGGAACAGGCGGCGATCGCCTTTTCAGAACAAGGGAATTTATTGGGTCAAGCCCAAGCCTTGAACTTTTTATCGTTAGCGTATCAAAGTTTAGGAGAGTATCCTAAAGCCAGCGAAGCGATCGCCACAGCACAAGGAGCCATTGCCCGAGTTTCTCAAAGCAATCAGGGCGCTCGTGAAACCGTCCGCGCCCAAATTCTGAATACCCAAGGTCGTCTCCAATTCTTCCGGGGAAATACAGAAGGGGCCTTAACCACCTGGCAAGAAGCCACCGCTGCCTATCGCCAAGTGCAAGACCTGACGGGGGAAATCCTCAGCCAAATTAATCAAGCCCGGGCGATGCAAGGATTAGGACTTTATCGCCGTGCTACCACCCTCTTAGAACAGGTGGAACAACGATTGCAAAACCAGTCCGATCGCTCGATTCAAGCGGCAGGATTATTGAACCTGGGAGAGGTCCGTCTCGCCAGTGGCGCATTCCAAGAGTCGGAACGACTGTTGCGCCAAGCCTTAAGTTTACAAAATAACCGGGCTTCAACCGAACAAACTGGGGCAATTTTATTAAGTTTAGGCAATACGTTACGGGCCTTAGAAAATTCAGAGGAAGCGATTCGTTTCTATCAAAATGCGGCGGAAAGTGCCAGTCAATTTCCTCAAATCAAACTGCAAGCCCAATTAAATCAACTCAGTTTATTTATTGAAACAGGGAACTGGGAAAAAGCTCGCCAACTGATTCCGGAAATTTCCGAACCCCTTTCCCTGTTATCTCCCTCTCGACCCGGGATTTATGCCCAAGTGAATTTTGCTCAAAATCTGATTTGTCTAGAACAGCAAAAAGCAAACTGCCTCGAACAGGAAGAAGAAAATCCCATTCCTGGGCAATTTCAGTTTGGGGAAACGATTCCTTTATTAGAAAAGGCCGTGACTGCTGCTCGGGAGATTACCGATCAACGAGCTGAGTCTTATGCCTTGGGAAATTTAGGGAGAATTTATGAAGAAATGGGCGATGTTAAGACAGCCCGACAGTATAGCGAAACGGCCTTAAATATTGCTCAAATGATTCAAGCGTCTGATATTGCTTATCAGTGGCAATGGCAATTAGGAAGACTGCGGATTCAGGGTGGCGATCAACCCGGGGCGATCGCCGCCTATAGTGAAGCGGTGAATAGTTTGCAATCCCTGCGGAGCGATTTGGTGGCGATTGATCGTCAGGTGCAGTTTTCCTTCCGCGATCGCGTCGAACCACTCTATCGACAACTGGTGAGTTTATTGCTCGATCGCGCCAAACAATTGGAACAACAACCGGCGCAGGCCTATCTCAAACAAGCTCGGGACACCATTGAATCCCTGCAACTGGCGGAACTAGATAACTATTTTAAAGATGCCTGTTTGGATGTGCAACCGGAGCAAATTGATGAAGTAGACCCGAAAGCCGCTGCACTTTATCCGATGATTTTACCCGATCGCTTGGCGGTGATTCTCTCCATTTCGGGACAACCTCTCATCCAGTATGAAACGCTCCAACCGGCTTCGGAAATTGAGAAAACCCTAGAGCAATTTCAGCAATTTCTCAACCCGGCCTTTTCTAACCGGCAGCGGTTACAATTGTCCCAAGAACTCTATGATTGGTTGATTCGTCCGGCAGAATCGGCGTTAGCAGAAAATGGGGTCGAAACCTTAGTCTTTGTTCTGGATGGGTTTTTGAGAAATCTGCCGATGTCAGCCCTCCATGATGGCGATCGCTATGTCATTGAACGCTATAATATTGCCCTGACTCCGGGCTTACAACTCCTCGCCCCGCGACCCTTAACCGGGGAAAAAATTCAAGTTCTTAGTGCCGGAATTACTGATGCAAGGCAGGGATTTAGTGCATTACCGGGAGTGCAACTGGAACTCAATCAGATTGGAGATTGGGTCCCGAATGCCAAAATTTTGCTGGATGGCGAATTTACCGAACTCAACCTTGCCACCGCCATCGCTGCTGTGGATTTCCCCGTGATTCATTTAGCCACCCACGGTCAATTTAGCTCGGATTCTGAGCAAACCTTTATTCTGACTTGGGATGATAAAATTCGGGTCCGGGAGTTTGAAGAATTGCTACAGACTCGGGAATCCGGTTTAGCAAATCCCATTGAATTACTGGTGCTGAGTGCCTGTCAAACCGCTACCGGAGATAAACAGGCGGGTTTAGGATTGGCGGGGGTCGCCGTGCGCTCCGGTGCGCGGTCTACCTTAGCCACCCTCTGGGCCGTAAATGACCAATCTACCGCTATCTTGGTGACAGAATTTTACCGGAATTTGGTAGGCGTGACAACGGCAGACGGAATCACAGAATCTGGACAATTGCCCATGAGTAAAGCTAAAGCCCTGCGTCAGAGTCAGTTAGCCTTATTACAAGACCCAAAATATGAGCATCCCTTTTATTGGGCACCCTTTGTACTGGTGGGAAATTGGCTCTAA
- a CDS encoding tetratricopeptide repeat protein — protein MKNLYPNIALLGLLAVLGGISPVLGTTIPQGVIAQNNAQNWLTSAQQKANQGDFQGALQDYAQAIALNPNHAEAYISRGNLLSRSGDQAGAIADYTQVLRLNGNNIDAYIGRASAHSVMQNYDAALEDYNVALRLNPNYGEAYIGRGGVYAFQEEYKKAMDDFNQALRLNPAEAAAYYNRGGVQLLQRKNREAIADFQQAAELFRAQGNMALAQRSEAIANQIEQGN, from the coding sequence ATGAAGAACCTTTATCCGAACATTGCTCTGTTAGGACTCCTCGCAGTTTTAGGGGGAATTTCTCCGGTTTTGGGGACAACGATACCCCAAGGAGTAATCGCCCAAAACAATGCTCAGAATTGGCTGACTTCCGCACAGCAAAAAGCCAATCAGGGAGATTTCCAGGGGGCGCTTCAGGATTATGCTCAGGCGATCGCCCTGAATCCCAATCATGCGGAAGCCTATATTAGTCGGGGGAATTTGCTATCGCGCAGTGGAGATCAAGCTGGGGCGATCGCCGATTATACCCAAGTGTTACGGTTAAATGGCAATAACATTGATGCCTATATTGGACGCGCCAGTGCCCATTCGGTGATGCAAAATTATGATGCAGCCCTGGAGGATTATAATGTGGCATTAAGATTAAATCCCAATTATGGTGAGGCTTATATTGGTCGTGGTGGGGTCTATGCCTTCCAGGAAGAGTATAAAAAAGCGATGGATGATTTTAATCAAGCCTTGCGTCTGAATCCTGCTGAAGCGGCAGCCTATTATAATCGCGGTGGGGTTCAGTTGTTACAGCGCAAAAACCGAGAGGCGATCGCAGATTTTCAACAGGCGGCAGAACTATTTCGCGCTCAAGGTAACATGGCTTTAGCCCAGCGTTCAGAAGCCATTGCCAATCAAATTGAACAAGGTAATTAA
- a CDS encoding DUF928 domain-containing protein: MARKNYQGSWALCSIALSLNLAFVVALPTLARVTFEPPTNERLSDSAGGASRQAAFCPQDGMVEGPSLMPILPDTKEGLTVSERPTLFVYIPETKAEQGYFILKDQTEDYYYQTQISIPQEGGIVRLTLPESAPALEVGTTYQWSFVVACELPARADSPRVDGWLQRVEPTATLNNYRGVDSIEAATSYGAEGIWYDAVTTLADLRQSQPQTYNQDWVDFLSSVGLENVANEPILEP, translated from the coding sequence ATGGCCCGTAAAAATTACCAGGGTTCCTGGGCACTCTGTTCGATCGCCCTATCTCTCAACTTAGCTTTTGTTGTTGCTTTACCGACCTTGGCCCGAGTGACTTTTGAGCCACCCACCAATGAACGTCTGAGCGATTCAGCCGGAGGAGCCTCGCGGCAGGCGGCATTCTGTCCCCAAGATGGGATGGTGGAAGGTCCTTCGTTGATGCCCATTCTCCCTGATACGAAGGAAGGGTTAACGGTATCCGAGCGACCCACGTTGTTCGTCTACATTCCTGAAACCAAGGCAGAGCAAGGCTATTTTATCCTCAAAGACCAAACCGAAGATTATTATTACCAAACCCAAATCAGCATTCCTCAAGAAGGAGGGATCGTCCGCCTCACCCTTCCGGAAAGTGCTCCGGCCCTAGAAGTGGGGACAACCTATCAGTGGTCCTTTGTCGTCGCCTGTGAACTGCCGGCGCGAGCAGATAGTCCCCGGGTGGATGGGTGGTTACAGCGCGTTGAACCCACGGCAACGCTGAATAATTACCGGGGAGTAGACTCGATTGAAGCGGCCACTTCCTACGGAGCCGAGGGGATCTGGTATGATGCGGTGACCACCTTAGCGGATCTGCGGCAATCACAGCCCCAAACCTACAATCAAGATTGGGTAGACTTTTTAAGCTCCGTAGGACTCGAAAACGTTGCTAATGAGCCGATTCTGGAACCCTAA